TGTTATTTGTTGCCCTCGCCGCGCCCATTGTCGCAATTGCGGGGCCAGTCGCGGCTGAGGAAAAGGTCGACAACGCCGTGGCACCCGCCGCAGAAAAGAAAGTATGCCGCAAGATCGGCGAAACGGGCTCGCGTATGGCCAAGCGCTTTTGCCTTACGCCAACCCAATGGCAGCAGGTCGACGCCAACAACAACCAAAGCGCAAGCACGATCCTGAACCGCAACGCCGATCAGGTTCAGCACTGACTTTCAGGCCCTAAACCTCAGCCGTGAACCACGAAATCGGCCGATAACCGCCCTGCGCGCGATCTTGTGCGTTGACTCTCCGGCCCAACCCGCTAAGGGCCACCCCTTCACATGGCACCTGCGCTCGCAGGCCTGTCCATTCGGCCCCGCACCCCGGTGAAGCGGCGGCCGCATCCAGTGCAAATATGGCTGGATGGTGCACCCCGGGAAACTACGGATCGCGTAGCCACAGTGGCAGCGCGGCAGCAGAACGGAAAGTAAGACTATGTCGAAGCGTAACGCCTCGAAGTACAAGCTCGATCGCCGCATGGGCGAGAACATCTGGGGCCGTCCCAAGAGCTCGGTCAACCGCCGCAGCTACGGTCCCGGCCAGCACGGCCAGCGCCGCAAGAGCAAGGTTTCGGACTACGGTCTCCAGCTCCGCGCCAAGCAGAAGCTCAAGGGCTACTACGGCGACGTGACCGAGAAGCAGTTCAAGCGCACCTACCAGGAAGCGTCGTCCATGAAGGGCGATACCAGCCAGAACCTGATCGGCCTGCTCGAGCAGCGCCTGGACATGGTCGTGTACCGCGCCAAGTTCGCGCCGACCATCTTCTCGGCCCGCCAGGTCGTTTCGCACGGTCACATCCGCGTGAACGGCGTGAAGTGCAACATCGCATCGCGCCGCATCCGCGTTGGTGACATCATCAGCCTGGGCACGAAGGCCAAGGAAATGGCGCTGATCATCGAAGCCCAGAACCTGCCTGAGCGCGAAGTCCCCGACTATGTCGCCCAGGACGGCACCGACAAGGTCACCTTCGTTCGCGTTCCGACGCTCGACGAAGTGCCTTACCCGGTGAAGATGGAACCGAATCTGGTCGTCGAGTTCTACTCGCGCTGATCGGCTTTCTTCGGAAAACGAAATACGAAAGGGCGGTCCTACGGGGCCGCCCTTTTTGCATCCAGTCCGGACATAAAAATCATACGATTCGCGTAACTTGTAAGGGAACTGCCGCAGCTTTACGGCATTGAGCAATTACCATGACACGCTACCGTTTCGTCACCCCGCACCGCACCGGAAAATGGTATGCGGACCTCAAAACCGCGCAGCGCCATGCCTGCGAGATCGGCGCTGGTTTTCTGGATGAAATGACCGGCCGCTTCGTTGCCTATGTGGAGACGATGCTGGAAGTCGCCACGGAAGATCGAGCGGAGGCAGCCTGAACAATCAGGCTCCTCGCCGCTTCCCGGTCAGTTCGTCGGCAGATTCAGGCTTTTGCGCAGGAACGCATCGCTGCGACTAAGCAGCGTAGTGCGCGCATCTCCGTCCACCAGCGAATGGCTCAGACCCGAGAATGTCACCAACTCCACGGATTTCCCGGCGGAGCGCAGGCGGCTTTCCATCAGCCTGGACTGTGTCACATCGACATTCAGATCAAGGTCGCCGTGGAACATCAGCACCGGCACGGCAATGGACGATGCATTCTGCGCGGGAGACCCTTCTGTCACGTGCGCGCCATTGCCGATCATCGCATCCACTTGCACGAAGTTGCTGTAATGCAGCTTGTCGTTCCGCATCTTGGCGAGATCGGTGACCGGCGCGATGGCGACGATCGCCTTGAATAGCCCTGGGTCAAGTACGCCAGACTGCAGCGCCGCATATCCACCATAGGACCAACCGAGAATGGCAAGCTTGTCATTTGCGGCAACGCCGGTCGAGACGAGCCAGCGCCCCGCGGCATCCACATCACCGATGGCGGTGCGCCAAGACTGAAATCCGTTTTTCTCGAACCATGCTTCGCCAAACCCGGCCGAACCGCGAAAATTGGGCTGCAACACGGCAAACCCGCGTGCTGCGTAGAACTGCACGAGCCAATCGAAACCCCACTCGTCGCGTGAAGACGGTCCGCCGTGCGGCATGACGATTGCCGGAAGGTTTTTCCCGTCACTGCCCGG
The DNA window shown above is from Novosphingobium sp. P6W and carries:
- the rpsD gene encoding 30S ribosomal protein S4, whose translation is MSKRNASKYKLDRRMGENIWGRPKSSVNRRSYGPGQHGQRRKSKVSDYGLQLRAKQKLKGYYGDVTEKQFKRTYQEASSMKGDTSQNLIGLLEQRLDMVVYRAKFAPTIFSARQVVSHGHIRVNGVKCNIASRRIRVGDIISLGTKAKEMALIIEAQNLPEREVPDYVAQDGTDKVTFVRVPTLDEVPYPVKMEPNLVVEFYSR